In Panacibacter ginsenosidivorans, the following proteins share a genomic window:
- the rsmI gene encoding 16S rRNA (cytidine(1402)-2'-O)-methyltransferase — MLYLVPTPLGNLKDITLRALEVLQQVDVILCEDTRTSSKLLQHYNIHKPLSPYHQHNEHKIFSHIADQLESGKPMALITDAGTPGISDPAFLLVRECVKRNIKVECLPGATAFVPALVNSGLPINRFIFEGFLPLKKGRHTLFTQLATEERTMVLYESPVRLLKTLEDLIEYFGAERQCCISRELTKMFEENFRGTLQEAHTHFSSKTIKGEIVMVVQGKEKYVNPSVE; from the coding sequence ATGCTCTACCTCGTTCCTACGCCTCTTGGTAATTTAAAAGATATAACATTACGTGCACTTGAAGTGTTGCAACAGGTTGATGTAATTCTTTGTGAAGACACACGCACATCTTCAAAGCTTTTGCAGCACTACAATATTCATAAACCACTCTCGCCTTATCACCAGCACAATGAGCACAAAATATTTTCACACATTGCAGATCAGTTAGAATCTGGCAAACCAATGGCACTCATTACAGATGCAGGTACACCGGGCATTTCAGACCCTGCATTTTTATTGGTAAGAGAGTGCGTAAAGCGAAATATTAAAGTAGAATGCTTACCTGGTGCTACTGCATTTGTTCCCGCACTTGTAAACAGCGGGCTTCCTATAAACCGTTTTATTTTCGAAGGTTTCCTGCCCTTAAAAAAAGGAAGACATACACTCTTCACACAACTTGCAACAGAAGAAAGAACAATGGTGCTCTATGAAAGCCCTGTGAGGTTGTTAAAAACATTAGAGGATCTTATTGAATACTTTGGTGCCGAAAGACAATGCTGTATCAGCCGCGAGTTAACAAAAATGTTTGAGGAGAATTTTCGGGGCACATTGCAGGAAGCGCATACACATTTTTCTTCGAAGACAATCAAAGGAGAAATTGTAATGGTTGTGCAGGGTAAAGAAAAATATGTGAACCCGTCTGTGGAATAA
- the purS gene encoding phosphoribosylformylglycinamidine synthase subunit PurS, which yields MTYNVQIKVMPLKDLLDPQGKAVMGGLKNLGINSVEDVRIGKHITLQIDADSEDAAKALADEASKKLLANPVMEFYEIEMIN from the coding sequence ATGACCTATAACGTTCAGATAAAAGTAATGCCATTGAAAGATTTGCTTGACCCACAGGGAAAAGCAGTAATGGGTGGATTAAAAAATCTTGGTATTAATTCAGTTGAAGACGTACGCATTGGAAAACATATTACGCTTCAAATAGATGCTGATTCTGAAGATGCAGCCAAAGCCCTTGCAGATGAAGCCAGCAAAAAGTTACTCGCCAATCCTGTAATGGAATTTTACGAAATTGAAATGATCAATTAA